One Halolamina litorea genomic window carries:
- a CDS encoding ArsA family ATPase, which translates to MEPFVFFGGKGGVGKTTVSCAYARKCADAGVETLVVSTDPAHSVSDVFDQQFGDSPEPVAGIDGLSALEIDPDDEVTAHLDEIRTRLSDQVSASMVNEINKQLEMAHQTPGAYESALFDRFVDVMRDSDPYDRIVFDTAPTGSTLRLLGLPEFLESWVERLMYKRRQSIDLFEKAAIGNNEPRRVMDGDPVLQRLQERKEFFEFAGGALREDAAFFLVLNPDQLSVNETERAIADMNQQDLGVRGLIANKLTPAPDDDEDGRGARYLRDRIETEQQRLDHVRGSLSPPLLAEIETRTREVKGDLLGAVAEELAVPVDAEEPTFV; encoded by the coding sequence ATGGAGCCGTTCGTCTTCTTCGGCGGCAAGGGTGGTGTCGGCAAGACCACGGTCTCGTGTGCGTACGCGCGCAAATGCGCCGATGCGGGCGTGGAGACGCTCGTTGTCTCGACCGACCCGGCCCACTCCGTCTCGGACGTGTTCGACCAGCAGTTCGGCGACAGCCCCGAACCCGTCGCGGGGATCGACGGCCTGTCGGCTCTGGAGATCGACCCCGACGACGAGGTGACGGCTCATCTGGACGAGATCCGGACCCGGCTCTCCGATCAGGTCTCGGCGTCGATGGTCAACGAGATCAACAAACAACTCGAGATGGCCCACCAGACGCCCGGCGCCTACGAGTCGGCGCTGTTCGACCGCTTCGTCGACGTAATGCGCGACAGCGACCCCTACGACCGCATCGTCTTCGACACCGCCCCGACCGGCTCCACCCTGCGGCTGCTCGGCCTGCCGGAGTTCCTCGAGTCGTGGGTCGAGCGCCTGATGTACAAGCGTCGACAGAGCATCGACCTGTTCGAGAAGGCCGCCATCGGCAACAACGAACCTCGGCGCGTGATGGACGGCGACCCGGTGCTCCAGCGCCTGCAGGAGCGAAAGGAGTTCTTCGAGTTCGCCGGCGGCGCGCTCCGGGAGGACGCCGCCTTCTTCCTCGTGCTCAACCCGGACCAACTCTCGGTCAACGAGACCGAACGCGCCATCGCCGACATGAACCAGCAGGACCTCGGCGTGCGCGGGCTGATCGCCAACAAGCTCACACCCGCCCCCGACGACGACGAGGACGGCCGCGGCGCGCGCTACCTCCGGGACCGGATCGAGACCGAGCAGCAGCGCCTCGACCACGTCCGGGGGTCGCTCTCGCCGCCGCTGCTCGCCGAAATCGAGACCAGAACGCGGGAGGTGAAGGGGGACCTGCTCGGCGCGGTCGCCGAGGAACTCGCCGTCCCCGTCGACGCCGAGGAGCCGACGTTCGTCTGA
- a CDS encoding carbon starvation CstA family protein, whose translation MTQVIWIVAAVLITFSVGYVGYSRYLSQFVGLSDERETPAHKYEDGQEYVPSKKPVLLGHHFSSIAGGAPIVGPITAGAIWGWVPALAWIAIGNPLMGAVHDFISLSGSMRHEGKSIGYIIGEYVGERGKNLLLWFAFLTIILVVGVFALVVGIVLNAFPSAATASFVYIALAVVFGIYLYQFDAPFIPGTVVFVAGVFAGVWFGINNPMALFPAVEAGTYPEGTIVLLGFLGNGAWLPGASMDPSAILTPNVAAWVPTILIYAAIASALPVWTLLQPRDYLSSFLLYAGVGGALLAIIVGTVFGTSSEPLVVDSSIAAFEGFLGVDAVAPFPLFPMLFVTIACGTISGFHSLVSSGTTAKQLNQESDARLIGYGGMLGEGLLAAVALSTLAVAGGASAAAGGGIGGALPNFASGGGVILTSLGLPVEYGAPFMALVLVSFLLTSTDTAARLGRYMMEEIIGMPGSGTDTGLSGGVSSFARGRYTNPVIQCGIAYVLVISGEWATLWTLFGGANQLLAALALLTATVWLANWDDSKQLISTGVPMAVMVTITILGLSWVAFKEQLYDQLIQGGAGGLGAQVSASVRIVLALVLMYLALSLVQIGYQNISSVRGGSQPAAEPSDD comes from the coding sequence ATGACTCAAGTCATTTGGATTGTGGCCGCGGTGTTGATCACGTTCTCCGTGGGGTACGTCGGGTACTCACGGTACCTCTCGCAGTTCGTCGGCCTCAGCGACGAACGTGAGACGCCAGCCCACAAGTACGAAGACGGCCAGGAGTACGTACCGTCGAAGAAACCAGTGCTGCTCGGGCACCACTTCTCGAGCATCGCGGGCGGGGCGCCCATCGTCGGTCCGATCACCGCGGGCGCCATCTGGGGGTGGGTCCCGGCGCTCGCGTGGATCGCCATCGGGAACCCCCTGATGGGTGCGGTCCACGACTTCATTTCGCTGTCGGGCTCGATGCGACACGAGGGGAAGTCGATCGGTTACATCATCGGCGAGTACGTCGGTGAACGCGGGAAGAACCTCCTGCTGTGGTTCGCGTTCCTGACGATCATCCTCGTTGTCGGGGTGTTTGCCCTCGTCGTGGGCATCGTGCTCAACGCGTTCCCGTCGGCGGCGACGGCGAGTTTCGTCTACATCGCGCTGGCAGTGGTGTTCGGTATCTACCTCTACCAGTTCGACGCCCCGTTCATCCCCGGCACGGTCGTGTTCGTCGCCGGCGTGTTCGCGGGCGTCTGGTTCGGTATCAACAACCCGATGGCGCTGTTCCCGGCCGTCGAGGCCGGCACCTACCCCGAGGGAACGATCGTGCTGCTCGGCTTCCTGGGCAACGGTGCGTGGCTCCCGGGGGCGTCGATGGACCCGAGTGCCATCCTCACGCCCAACGTCGCCGCGTGGGTCCCGACGATCCTGATCTACGCCGCGATCGCGAGCGCGCTCCCGGTCTGGACGCTGCTCCAGCCGCGTGACTACCTCTCGTCGTTCCTGCTGTACGCTGGCGTCGGCGGCGCGCTGCTCGCGATCATCGTGGGCACGGTGTTCGGCACGTCGAGTGAACCGCTCGTGGTCGACAGCAGCATCGCGGCGTTCGAGGGGTTCCTCGGCGTCGACGCGGTGGCGCCGTTCCCGCTGTTCCCGATGTTGTTCGTCACGATCGCCTGCGGGACGATCAGCGGGTTCCACTCGCTGGTCTCCTCGGGCACGACGGCCAAACAGCTCAATCAGGAGAGCGACGCCCGCCTGATCGGCTACGGCGGAATGCTCGGTGAAGGGCTGCTCGCCGCGGTCGCGCTGTCGACGCTTGCCGTCGCCGGCGGGGCATCCGCCGCCGCGGGCGGCGGGATCGGCGGCGCGCTCCCGAACTTCGCCTCCGGCGGTGGGGTCATCCTCACCAGCCTCGGGCTCCCGGTGGAGTACGGCGCCCCGTTCATGGCGCTCGTCCTCGTGAGCTTCCTGCTCACGTCGACGGACACCGCCGCGCGCCTGGGTCGCTACATGATGGAAGAGATCATCGGCATGCCCGGCAGCGGCACCGATACCGGCCTCTCGGGCGGCGTCAGCTCGTTCGCCCGCGGTCGGTACACCAATCCGGTGATCCAGTGTGGGATCGCCTACGTGCTCGTCATCTCCGGCGAGTGGGCGACGCTGTGGACCCTGTTCGGCGGCGCGAACCAGCTGCTCGCGGCGCTGGCGCTGCTGACCGCGACGGTCTGGCTCGCCAACTGGGACGACTCCAAGCAGCTGATCAGCACGGGCGTCCCGATGGCCGTGATGGTCACCATCACGATCCTCGGGCTCTCGTGGGTCGCGTTCAAAGAGCAGCTCTACGACCAGCTGATCCAGGGCGGCGCCGGCGGGCTCGGAGCCCAAGTTTCGGCGTCGGTCCGGATCGTGCTCGCGTTGGTACTCATGTACCTCGCACTCTCGCTGGTCCAGATCGGCTACCAGAACATCAGTAGCGTCCGCGGTGGGAGCCAGCCCGCCGCCGAACCGAGCGACGACTGA